In Nitrospira lenta, one genomic interval encodes:
- a CDS encoding NTP/NDP exchange transporter has translation MTQGWIWKWVKVASEERVPLLWSFVYFFCLLCGYYMLRPVRDEMAIEGGVQHLPWMMTGTFLTLLIATPLFGWLSARLPRARLMLSVYVFFISHLLLFFAAMTAQWHLEWVARAFFIWLSVFNLFVVSVFWSFMADVFSPAQGVRLFGVIAAGGSLGAIAGPLATTGITYLWPIPVLMLVSAGWLALCGVCIARLDRWAAAHTTRGKIEGDMPLGGSMWAGIRAVAASPYLLGICAYLFLLTMSATVLYMEQTALVGREIPTPEARTRLFAGMDLIVNVLTFVTQVLVTNRLVLRFGLGAALLVLPVVTAVGFAAIVVNPVLPVFLSLTVARRVGEYAIAKPAREVLFTVLNREDKYKAKNFIDTAVSRGGDASTGWLVSGGKALGATTGIMAGVLVPMMLLWGWIGWRLGRQESALQRGVPTLR, from the coding sequence GTGACACAGGGATGGATCTGGAAATGGGTGAAGGTCGCGTCGGAGGAGCGAGTGCCGCTGCTCTGGTCGTTCGTCTATTTTTTCTGCCTGCTCTGCGGCTACTACATGCTGAGGCCGGTGCGCGATGAAATGGCCATTGAAGGCGGTGTGCAACATTTGCCTTGGATGATGACTGGGACGTTTCTCACGCTCCTCATCGCCACGCCTCTGTTTGGGTGGCTGTCGGCGCGACTCCCGCGTGCGCGACTGATGCTATCGGTCTATGTCTTTTTCATCAGTCATCTACTGCTGTTTTTTGCGGCCATGACGGCGCAGTGGCATCTGGAATGGGTTGCCCGGGCGTTCTTTATCTGGCTCTCGGTGTTCAACCTGTTTGTGGTCTCCGTGTTTTGGAGTTTCATGGCCGACGTGTTTTCTCCTGCGCAGGGCGTGCGGCTATTCGGTGTGATTGCCGCGGGTGGGAGTTTGGGTGCGATCGCAGGCCCCTTGGCGACGACGGGGATCACCTACCTGTGGCCTATTCCTGTCTTGATGCTGGTCTCGGCGGGCTGGCTGGCGCTCTGCGGGGTCTGTATCGCTCGACTGGACCGGTGGGCAGCAGCCCACACAACTCGGGGGAAGATCGAGGGCGACATGCCGCTGGGCGGCAGTATGTGGGCGGGGATTCGTGCGGTCGCGGCTTCTCCCTATCTCCTGGGCATCTGTGCGTATCTCTTTCTTCTCACGATGTCGGCGACGGTCCTCTATATGGAGCAGACTGCTTTGGTGGGGCGTGAGATTCCGACGCCTGAAGCCAGGACTCGTCTGTTTGCCGGGATGGACCTGATCGTGAATGTCCTGACCTTCGTGACGCAGGTCTTGGTCACCAATCGGTTGGTACTCCGGTTTGGGTTGGGGGCCGCCCTGCTTGTGCTTCCGGTCGTCACGGCCGTTGGCTTTGCTGCCATTGTGGTCAATCCCGTACTGCCGGTCTTTCTGTCGCTCACGGTTGCGCGGCGGGTGGGAGAATACGCCATTGCCAAGCCGGCGCGTGAGGTGCTGTTTACGGTGTTGAACCGAGAGGATAAGTACAAGGCCAAGAATTTCATCGATACCGCCGTATCGCGCGGCGGCGATGCCTCAACCGGTTGGCTGGTGTCCGGGGGCAAGGCCTTGGGGGCGACAACCGGTATCATGGCCGGAGTGCTTGTACCGATGATGCTGCTCTGGGGCTGGATCGGGTGGAGACTGGGTCGACAGGAATCTGCGTTGCAGCGCGGAGTGCCGACTCTGCGGTAG
- the ltaE gene encoding low-specificity L-threonine aldolase has translation MIDLRSDTVTQPTDAMRKAMARAEVGDDVYGEDPTVNRLQEMAAALLGKRAALFVPSGTMGNQLAIRAHTQPGQEVIVESKAHIVRYEQGAAGALAGVQLHWVVGDRGIMTAEQVEAAIRPKDPYSIPTGLICIENTHNSGGGTIYSLSTIEKIRAIASKHKIPMHLDGARLFNAVAATTLPASTYAQHFETVSFCLSKGLGAPAGSLLVSSDTQLIERARRFRRMYGGAMRQSGILAAAGIYALEHHVARLKTDHDHAKKLARALQQIPAVRIAPQHVETNIVIFDVPDPRLTPADLVSQLKDHGVLIHAIGGRSFRAVTHLNISAKQIDEATEAFARVLN, from the coding sequence ATGATCGATCTCCGCAGCGACACCGTGACTCAACCCACCGATGCTATGCGCAAAGCCATGGCGCGCGCCGAAGTGGGAGACGATGTCTATGGAGAAGACCCGACCGTCAATCGACTACAGGAGATGGCCGCCGCTTTACTCGGCAAACGCGCCGCATTGTTCGTGCCTTCCGGCACCATGGGCAACCAGTTAGCGATCCGTGCGCACACTCAACCGGGGCAGGAAGTCATCGTCGAGAGCAAGGCCCACATCGTGCGCTATGAACAGGGCGCCGCCGGCGCCCTCGCGGGAGTCCAACTGCACTGGGTCGTCGGCGATCGCGGGATCATGACGGCTGAACAGGTCGAAGCGGCCATCAGACCCAAAGACCCGTACAGCATCCCGACCGGACTGATCTGCATCGAGAATACGCACAACAGCGGCGGCGGCACCATCTATTCGCTGTCCACCATTGAGAAAATTCGCGCCATCGCCTCGAAACACAAAATTCCGATGCACCTCGACGGCGCCCGGCTGTTCAATGCCGTCGCCGCCACCACCTTGCCGGCCTCCACCTATGCGCAGCATTTCGAAACAGTGTCCTTCTGCCTCTCCAAAGGGCTCGGTGCGCCGGCCGGTTCTCTGTTGGTCTCCAGCGACACCCAACTGATCGAACGCGCGCGCCGCTTCCGCCGCATGTACGGCGGGGCCATGCGCCAATCCGGCATCCTCGCGGCCGCCGGCATCTATGCCCTCGAACACCACGTCGCCCGTCTTAAAACCGATCACGACCATGCCAAGAAACTGGCGCGGGCGCTGCAACAGATCCCGGCCGTGCGCATCGCGCCGCAACATGTCGAAACCAATATTGTGATCTTCGATGTCCCTGATCCTCGCCTGACTCCGGCTGACCTCGTGAGCCAACTCAAAGACCACGGCGTGCTCATCCACGCAATCGGAGGCCGCAGCTTCCGCGCCGTCACTCATTTGAATATCTCGGCAAAACAGATCGATGAAGCCACTGAGGCCTTTGCCCGAGTCCTCAACTGA
- the gnd gene encoding phosphogluconate dehydrogenase (NAD(+)-dependent, decarboxylating), which yields MELGFIGLGKMGMNMVTRLRRDNHRVVAFDRSADLVKQAEGQGCVAASSLADMIGKLAAPRTVWVMVPSGAPTEETVQAVAALLQPGDTIVDGGNTRFHDDVRRAADLKKKQLHYIDAGTSGGIWGLKVGYCLMIGGEDAPVKRLTPIFTTLAPENGWAHVGGHGAGHYVKMVHNGIEYSMMQGYAEGFELMSKSEYNLDLGRVADLWMHGSVVRSWLLELAVDALKDDPKLDKLKGFVQDSGEGRWMIADAIEKDVPVPTLTTALFTRFRSRQDQSFAEKMLAALRNAFGGHAVRR from the coding sequence ATGGAACTGGGATTTATCGGACTCGGTAAAATGGGCATGAACATGGTCACCCGGTTGCGGCGGGACAACCACCGCGTGGTCGCCTTCGATCGCTCGGCAGACCTGGTCAAGCAGGCCGAGGGACAAGGCTGCGTTGCAGCATCATCCCTTGCCGACATGATCGGCAAACTGGCTGCTCCTCGCACCGTCTGGGTCATGGTACCCTCCGGCGCACCGACCGAAGAAACCGTGCAAGCCGTGGCCGCGCTGCTGCAGCCGGGTGACACGATTGTCGACGGCGGCAATACCCGTTTTCACGATGACGTTCGCCGGGCCGCCGATCTCAAGAAGAAGCAACTCCACTACATTGACGCCGGCACCAGCGGCGGGATTTGGGGGCTCAAAGTCGGCTACTGCCTCATGATCGGCGGAGAAGATGCTCCGGTCAAACGGCTTACGCCGATTTTCACGACGCTCGCACCGGAAAACGGCTGGGCCCATGTGGGCGGACACGGCGCCGGGCACTATGTAAAAATGGTGCATAACGGCATCGAGTACAGCATGATGCAGGGCTACGCCGAAGGGTTCGAATTGATGTCTAAGAGTGAGTACAATCTGGATCTTGGCCGCGTAGCCGACCTCTGGATGCACGGCAGCGTGGTCCGTTCATGGCTGCTGGAACTGGCGGTGGATGCTTTGAAGGACGACCCCAAGCTCGACAAGCTCAAAGGTTTCGTGCAGGATTCCGGCGAAGGCCGCTGGATGATCGCGGATGCCATTGAAAAAGATGTGCCGGTTCCTACGCTCACCACGGCCCTCTTCACGCGCTTCCGATCCAGACAGGACCAGTCCTTCGCGGAGAAAATGCTCGCCGCACTCCGCAACGCGTTCGGCGGGCATGCCGTCCGCCGATAA
- the zwf gene encoding glucose-6-phosphate dehydrogenase, whose protein sequence is MALSNDRIEISPAQEASVPVEPTTLVIFGGSGDLAKRRLIPALYNLLLDGLMPSNYVVLGLGRRPMSDEEFRATLRDGVVKHSRQALIDETWNAFANHLFYMAGENDDPTTYVRLKARAEELERTFQLPGNRIFYLSIPPSSFTPVCEGLSSSGVAIKDNGHAPYARIIVEKPVGRDLTSAQAINTVTGRVFDESQIFRIDHYLGKETVQNLMVVRFANSIFEPIWNHKYIDHVQITVSEAEGVGSRSSYYEEAGALRDMVQNHMLQLLCLVAMEPPYSLDPDVVRNAKMEVLRCLRPIIGKDVEKFTVRAQYTEGTAHGEPMPGYRREKGVDPTSTTETYVAVKCFVENWRWSGVPFYLRTGKALPLRASEIAVQFKDIPQILFNANGQSPQAPNVLTLRIQPEEGLSLRIVSRVPGTRAQTHPVEMNFKYGEVFGRPSPEAYERLLLDVMVGDASRFMRRDAVEASWAWITQILEGWQQSGQRWLPEYQAGTWGPVEADRLIQNDGRSWRTL, encoded by the coding sequence ATGGCCTTATCGAATGACCGCATAGAAATCAGCCCGGCGCAGGAAGCCTCGGTTCCGGTTGAGCCGACGACGTTGGTGATCTTCGGCGGATCGGGCGACCTCGCCAAGCGCCGGTTGATCCCGGCACTCTACAACCTGCTGCTGGACGGATTGATGCCGTCAAACTACGTCGTGTTGGGTCTCGGACGGAGACCGATGAGCGACGAAGAATTCCGCGCGACCTTGCGGGACGGTGTAGTGAAACATTCCCGCCAAGCGTTGATCGACGAAACGTGGAATGCCTTTGCCAATCATCTCTTCTACATGGCCGGAGAGAATGACGATCCGACTACCTACGTGCGGCTGAAAGCCCGCGCCGAGGAACTCGAGCGCACATTTCAGTTGCCGGGCAACCGCATTTTCTATCTCAGCATCCCTCCCAGCTCCTTCACGCCGGTATGCGAAGGACTCTCCAGTTCCGGCGTGGCAATCAAAGACAACGGGCACGCGCCCTATGCCAGGATCATTGTGGAGAAACCGGTTGGGCGAGATTTGACATCGGCCCAGGCGATCAACACCGTCACCGGACGCGTGTTCGACGAGTCGCAGATCTTCCGGATCGATCATTACCTGGGCAAAGAAACCGTCCAAAATCTGATGGTCGTGCGGTTTGCCAACAGCATTTTCGAGCCCATCTGGAACCACAAGTACATCGACCATGTACAGATTACGGTCAGTGAAGCGGAAGGGGTCGGCAGCCGATCGTCCTACTATGAAGAGGCCGGCGCATTGCGCGACATGGTCCAGAATCACATGCTCCAGCTGCTCTGCCTGGTGGCGATGGAGCCGCCTTACTCGCTCGACCCGGATGTCGTCCGCAACGCCAAGATGGAAGTGCTCCGCTGCTTGCGCCCGATCATCGGCAAGGATGTCGAAAAATTTACGGTGCGCGCGCAATACACCGAAGGGACCGCCCACGGCGAACCCATGCCGGGCTATCGACGAGAAAAAGGCGTGGACCCCACGTCCACCACGGAGACCTATGTCGCCGTGAAATGCTTCGTCGAAAACTGGCGCTGGTCCGGCGTGCCGTTTTATCTGCGCACCGGGAAAGCGCTGCCGCTCCGCGCGAGTGAAATCGCGGTGCAGTTCAAGGACATTCCGCAAATTCTCTTCAATGCCAACGGCCAATCACCACAAGCCCCGAACGTGCTGACGCTCCGCATCCAGCCGGAAGAAGGCTTGTCGCTCAGAATTGTCTCGCGAGTGCCGGGTACCAGGGCACAAACCCACCCAGTCGAAATGAATTTCAAATATGGAGAAGTGTTCGGCAGGCCGTCGCCGGAAGCCTACGAGCGCTTGCTCTTGGACGTGATGGTAGGCGATGCGTCACGCTTCATGCGCCGCGATGCGGTCGAAGCCTCCTGGGCCTGGATCACCCAGATCCTCGAAGGCTGGCAGCAGTCCGGTCAACGGTGGCTTCCTGAATATCAAGCCGGCACATGGGGTCCGGTCGAAGCCGACCGCCTCATTCAAAACGACGGCCGGTCCTGGCGGACGTTGTAG
- a CDS encoding thioredoxin family protein: MSSRLQPVTDVDFDRIVERATVPVLIEFWKPGCGHCKSLMHELEQVQGELGAEVLVLTMNVDENFQIPAELEIFSLPALALYRDGSFERFIGGLGRKEEILRQLQLG, from the coding sequence ATGTCATCACGCCTCCAACCGGTGACCGACGTGGATTTCGACAGGATTGTCGAACGCGCCACGGTTCCGGTGCTCATCGAGTTTTGGAAGCCGGGATGCGGCCATTGCAAAAGTCTGATGCACGAACTGGAGCAGGTGCAGGGGGAACTCGGAGCGGAGGTCCTCGTCCTGACTATGAATGTCGATGAGAATTTCCAGATTCCGGCTGAGTTGGAGATCTTCTCGCTCCCGGCCTTGGCGCTGTACCGGGACGGTTCCTTCGAGCGATTCATCGGCGGGCTGGGGAGGAAGGAAGAAATCCTGAGACAGCTTCAGCTTGGTTGA
- a CDS encoding GDSL-type esterase/lipase family protein, with protein sequence MHSRSPVHIVCFGDSLTAGFQSPTRENPQGSSTPYGESLQESVGSAGRVSISGICGELTGEMVLRFRKDVLAHEPRFVVILGGTNDLGWNGPTHEIMRNLVKMYEQTLAAGVVPVPVTVPSLRVEDAGNSREGMAWVAEHLARRFELNGLILDYARTKHLTAVDLFAATAEPETNLLAREYSNDGLHLTTAGYRLFADLVYRQVLQPVLSKSS encoded by the coding sequence ATGCATTCACGATCGCCTGTTCACATCGTCTGTTTCGGCGACAGCCTGACCGCTGGGTTTCAGTCGCCGACCAGAGAGAATCCTCAAGGGAGTTCCACCCCCTATGGCGAATCACTTCAAGAGAGCGTCGGATCGGCCGGCCGGGTTTCCATCAGCGGTATCTGCGGGGAGCTCACCGGGGAAATGGTCCTGCGATTCCGAAAGGATGTCCTCGCGCATGAACCCCGCTTTGTCGTGATCCTGGGAGGCACCAATGATCTAGGGTGGAACGGGCCGACGCATGAAATCATGCGTAATCTGGTGAAGATGTACGAGCAGACGCTGGCTGCCGGAGTCGTGCCGGTGCCTGTGACGGTGCCGTCTTTACGAGTCGAGGATGCAGGCAACAGCCGGGAAGGGATGGCGTGGGTGGCTGAGCATCTAGCGCGGCGGTTTGAGCTGAACGGTCTGATTCTCGACTATGCTCGAACGAAACATCTCACCGCCGTCGATCTCTTTGCAGCCACCGCTGAACCCGAGACCAACTTGTTGGCCCGTGAGTATTCCAACGACGGATTGCACCTCACCACAGCGGGCTATCGCCTCTTTGCCGATCTGGTCTATCGGCAAGTTCTCCAACCTGTCTTGTCGAAGTCATCGTAG
- a CDS encoding HEAT repeat domain-containing protein, protein MSDLKTAQEMMAAAVAAKGTEDPEIASVKRVLKLLDKTAKSNRTYGATNPVAMKFSQQLFEELSSHLSTYAKLTFLVTRAELLCKDEVVYQAEKEGGSENLAFKLYADGIRELVLHQDLTQEDLSFFLEALWASQDQENDDDIVTRLWQKNMPALTLVTAEEIAKASGGSDAFLKLNPLTTSDSTLRELLDQERKKHHAQSESSDTQTAAQQKARFQSGLVGYEVTEEELVALAKEIEMESQQDSTTYILDVLTAILASEQSPALLTKLFSLWSHVITALFHAGKWAVLESVLSILHETEAVRPDIAEDHKQQLATLLTGLGKPEHIKAIEAYLNRTPNPDTEGLSTVLLLMGPDAVSLLCSLMANLEHPTHQAIVAETLHTLAQDHPEPLIRGLTDRRPVYVRNLLAIVAKWNNPVFAEAVEKLVRYPDAQVRKEAIRVFGLLTPTGNGARLILCLSDTEDSVRIAALKLLATGRYTAPFPQWTPMLSGDTFLERSLSEKRGLYQAIRATCGDAAIPYWESLFMEWAWTNRKKKEECAVLAAEALGKLATPAAIATLELGKNKGSAAVRQACTMALTQLQKQSKTSTPPPALHEDARE, encoded by the coding sequence ATGTCTGATCTCAAGACCGCACAAGAGATGATGGCAGCGGCGGTAGCGGCGAAGGGAACTGAAGATCCTGAAATCGCCTCAGTCAAGCGCGTCCTGAAGCTTCTCGATAAGACTGCCAAATCCAATCGCACCTATGGGGCCACCAATCCGGTGGCGATGAAATTCTCCCAACAGCTCTTTGAGGAACTTTCCAGCCACCTCAGCACCTACGCCAAACTCACGTTTCTCGTCACCCGCGCCGAGCTGCTCTGTAAAGACGAAGTCGTTTATCAGGCCGAGAAAGAGGGAGGCAGTGAAAACCTCGCGTTCAAGCTCTACGCCGACGGCATTCGCGAACTCGTGCTGCATCAAGATTTGACTCAGGAAGATCTGTCATTTTTCCTCGAGGCCCTCTGGGCAAGCCAGGACCAGGAGAACGACGACGACATCGTGACTCGCCTCTGGCAAAAAAACATGCCGGCGCTGACGCTGGTTACGGCAGAAGAAATTGCCAAAGCATCCGGAGGATCGGACGCCTTCCTCAAGCTAAACCCTCTTACAACGTCAGATTCAACCCTCCGGGAACTGCTCGATCAAGAACGCAAGAAGCACCACGCACAATCTGAGAGCAGTGACACCCAGACCGCGGCCCAGCAAAAAGCGCGATTCCAGTCCGGCTTGGTCGGCTATGAGGTCACGGAGGAAGAGCTGGTGGCGCTCGCCAAAGAAATCGAGATGGAGAGCCAGCAGGACAGTACGACCTACATTCTCGATGTCCTCACCGCGATTCTGGCATCGGAGCAATCGCCGGCCCTGCTGACAAAACTCTTCTCCCTCTGGAGCCACGTCATTACGGCGCTGTTTCACGCGGGGAAATGGGCCGTGCTTGAATCCGTCCTCAGCATCCTCCACGAAACAGAGGCCGTTCGTCCGGATATTGCCGAAGATCATAAGCAGCAGCTGGCCACCCTCCTGACCGGCCTCGGCAAACCGGAACACATCAAAGCTATCGAGGCATATCTGAACCGGACTCCGAACCCCGACACCGAAGGCCTCTCTACCGTACTCCTCTTGATGGGACCGGATGCCGTCTCTCTCCTCTGCTCACTGATGGCGAATCTCGAACACCCGACCCACCAGGCGATTGTGGCGGAAACGCTCCACACCTTAGCCCAAGACCATCCCGAGCCGTTGATTCGCGGCCTCACCGACCGACGACCGGTGTATGTCAGAAACCTGCTCGCCATCGTCGCCAAGTGGAATAATCCGGTCTTCGCCGAAGCGGTTGAAAAGCTCGTGCGCTATCCGGATGCGCAGGTCCGCAAGGAAGCGATTCGAGTATTCGGGCTCCTCACGCCCACCGGCAATGGCGCTCGGCTCATTCTCTGCCTGTCCGATACCGAAGACTCCGTCCGTATCGCCGCATTGAAGCTGTTGGCTACCGGACGCTATACCGCTCCGTTTCCGCAGTGGACCCCGATGCTCTCCGGCGACACATTTCTGGAACGCTCGTTGAGCGAAAAACGCGGACTGTATCAAGCGATCCGCGCCACCTGCGGAGATGCCGCCATTCCCTACTGGGAAAGTCTCTTCATGGAATGGGCCTGGACCAACAGAAAGAAAAAAGAAGAATGCGCCGTCCTGGCGGCAGAAGCCCTGGGAAAACTGGCGACCCCTGCCGCGATCGCGACGTTAGAGCTCGGCAAGAACAAGGGAAGCGCCGCGGTCCGCCAGGCCTGCACCATGGCGCTCACACAACTGCAGAAGCAGTCCAAGACCAGCACGCCTCCACCCGCGCTACATGAGGACGCCCGTGAGTGA